One stretch of Daphnia pulicaria isolate SC F1-1A chromosome 6, SC_F0-13Bv2, whole genome shotgun sequence DNA includes these proteins:
- the LOC124342545 gene encoding telomere-associated protein RIF1-like isoform X2 has protein sequence MSVIKSPTKAVMASLLKNISDLKNEKNPKSHLMIYETLTQLGAKSSLFKDESCNDSLHSVAIPVTLQDISTGNDNLVLAALSFLGGLLQVVKFPLDKQLLVVEVLTEKLGKVSEKNLSRKLMWSLANIQFDTQLPESHLTKMLKASGLFLQENPPVLSLSTVCESLNALRNMGVRNKEYFAKNLPMVLTFVIPWLFNEADRIRELSLGCLEPFTANIAKQRLLDTSFQVLLRSKYYGVLSQLVLGESVDSLKIWSFLIQAFGTELHESVSLLNELLKMEESALKCKNPVYRQCALEYWKYIIDCFALNAVVLNNSKRIKLVLVPLKSTDTRTVDFSKTKIELWWYLLNRLGPDATHRFQEVTLPLLTFCFGAQDEKQQTKGTALVFSNILPLATTVLAGILSLETEFKMKPTDTVELSRSYPYLSPEDFRLNVDNFRRFSLLTLNLKPTSENTNGVYELVMRSFIERCCSSNLTEPLKVFIHDLMKIITSKPALMEVVFDVLTAAFSFSLVTELVTENMTCLLQWFVENEPLPAHPLVRFLSKFFEAAIIWNVAKFTAKITDTLQNLSHSKDQEFNASAVELWSKFASALIAKSHVIHLPNAHLQSLLLPLTWSRIESDEGVFLPWSTLLSTWAKKDSSVLEKVLNPRGLDEVDVEESTIHSVLSALRSELSSHSKEISSWIKRWTASWIKLADIAENKKKCTDLFVNFLSTVIEELKVEGNPDLLLTQVKSCLQGNTLSKEVSDILYGIFGPAATAFKTPNVLKLRKHNNICKLFSTLVQRNLLPRNKQKPKALDDFVVIQTPEKKKRVLTEHQKEVMRSKRRSTCGVPAMYNDLSQSSQTTDSMDTQSVSEFSVSAAASSLSVLKEEDALLEPPVVLQQTEVLNELPGPAKTDDPATLSEMLQVDLKLRSKVSVQVDKLPSRRSLRRSLPSSATSSQSPSSTEECMEVFQRPGPASRKRGYKKPVAVEKEEDNCVIATTLEPRIDESHDKENGLADTQPTRTSTSCSSSPRKTPPLEPSPTAVDKQEDSTPPLEPSPTGVDKQEDSPPPLEPPPTEVDMQEDSPVTSSIVPDGPKAGPIPASDCDIEEVATPQVMEPSAEVKPVPKSEKSVSDDLVNDWEDSDESMVVDPNVPEMPKEVTSETSIPSTDYIEASKENSTSIENIDLTCTSKTDDEKVPAVDVISETTPSAIQVAEETNIVEASPLTSEQLKSSNDNPLLENNNVESSVDSVHPETVQQKIPVVPLKSLIKSFSLRSKKVIVPKIVGPSPSSGKRGAHILELSRKIQNEPPKKKSKRGESPQKETVESTVSSASLGEVVVTPEGSPARTAPWLPRTYSPYASPSTGILKKRGLLEESEDASENCCSPASSASKSRRVSFADPEVSHSVKISPIKKKLSRIRTRRSLIRTYDDSLSDQQPTEELIGKLENVSESSEKSPDDETVSAISGSITADPQASSSIEEHTSDSIIVTQETNSQTDNEVSQILTEKNSHSSETQEIVDSEELQRTAIYPAATDCIDSLALIVDRVTSPTSKGPILAVLEKLGVRTIGDFCALSETDIKGLDFKLPQHETIKQFLESHFARKSSTRIETQPLEPENSSLNDASPSSAEKVESEVVILSSDEGRSDDLIKSSDELKSEESNKTPDSSPNGQIITDSPEMLFSCPLSSNDINSCSVLASPETSDDCDEVTDDLMEISPCRDEEKLPAPNSDSLKTPTTVSDEIVLPDANPANDVLRLSADDVIKMVEHHPQKDEIISSIIKKYMSLSFTVNGKVFPFPIPNDL, from the exons ATGTCTGTAATAAAGTCCCCGACCAAGGCTGTCATGGCTTCACTTTTGAAGAATATTTCAGATctaaagaatgaaaagaatccCAAGTCCCATTTGATGATTTATGAAACATTGACTCA GTTAGGTGCTAAAAGTTCTCTATTCAAAGATGAGTCATGCAATGATAGTCTGCATTCTGTTGCGATACCAGTGACTCTTCAAGATATCTCTACTGGGAATGATAATTTAGTGCTGGCTGCACTTAGTTTTTTGGGAGGCTTGCTGCAAGTGGTGAAATTCCCTTTAGACAAACAATTGTTGGTTGTTGAAGTACTAACTGAAAAGCTTGGCAAAGTTTCTGAAAAAAACCTATCAAGAAAGCTTATGTGGAGCCTTGCCAACATTCAATTTGACACCCAGCTTCCAGAATCACATTTAACAAAAATGCTCAAGGCATCCGGTTTGTTCTTGCAAGAAAATCCTCCTGTTCTGTCACTGAGCACAGTTTGCGAATCTTTGAACGCCTTACGGAATATGGGAGTGAGAAACAAAGAATATTTCGCAAAGAATTTACCGATGGTTCTGACTTTTGTGATTCCGTGGCTATTCAACGAAGCCGATCGAATTCGTGAGCTTTCTCTTGGCTGTCTTGAGCCATTTACAGCCAATATAGCCAAACAAAGACTACTTGATACTTCATTTCAAGTTCTCCTTAGGAGTAAGTACTATGGTGTATTGTCGCAACTAGTCCTTGGTGAATCTGTTGACAGCTTGAAAATCTGGAGTTTCCTCATTCAAGCTTTCGGAACCGAACTCCACGAATCTGTTTCTTTGCTTAATGAGTTGCTGAAAATGGAAGAGAGTGCCTTAAAATGCAAGAATCCGGTCTATCGCCAGTGTGCCTTGGAATATTGGAAGTACATCATTGATTGTTTCGCATTGAATGCTGTCGTATTGAACAACTCCAAGAGAATAAAACTGGTGCTAGTGCCACTCAAATCAACAGACACACGCACGGTAGATTTctcaaaaaccaaaattgaGCTATGGTGGTATTTGCTCAACAGACTTGGACCCGACGCAACTCATCGTTTTCAAGAAGTGACATTGCCTCTTCTCACTTTCTGCTTTGGCGCTCAggatgaaaaacaacaaactaaAGGAACGGCTCTCGTTTTCTCCAACATCTTGCCCTTGGCAACAACCGTTTTAGCTGGAATTCTCTCACTTGAAAcggaattcaaaatgaaaccgACGGATACTGTTGAGCTGTCTCGCTCTTATCCCTACCTTAGTCCTGAAGATTTCCGTTTGAACGTCGACAACTTCCGTCGATTTTCTCTGCTGACCCTTAATTTAAAACCAACATCGGAAAACACTAACGGAGTTTACGAGCTTGTCATGCGATCCTTCATCGAACGATGCTGCTCTTCTAATCTAACAGAACCACTAAAGGTGTTTATTCACGACCTCATGAAAATCATTACGTCTAAACCAGCACTGATGGAAGTCGTCTTTGACGTGCTCACCGCAGCCTTCAGCTTTTCTCTTGTAACGGAGCTGGTCACGGAAAATATGACTTGTCTCTTGCAATGGTTTGTTGAAAATGAGCCCCTTCCTGCACACCCACTCGTCCGTTTCCTCTCCAAGTTCTTCGAAGCCGCAATTATTTGGAATGTAGCGAAATTTACAGCGAAGATTACTGACACACTGCAAAACTTAAGCCACTCCAAAGACCAAGAATTCAATGCATCAGCCGTTGAACTGTGGAGTAAATTTGCGAGTGCTCTGATTGCTAAGAGCCACGTCATTCATTTGCCTAATGCCCACTTGCAATCACTTCTACTACCTCTTACCTGGTCTCGTATCGAGTCAGACGAGGGCGTCTTCCTCCCGTGGTCTACGCTCTTATCAACATGGGCGAAAAAAGATTCTTCAGTCTTAGAAAAAGTACTGAATCCTCGAGGATTGGACGAAGTTGATGTCGAGGAATCCACAATCCATTCTGTGCTATCAGCTCTTCGCTCAGAGTTATCTTCgcattcaaaagaaatttcttcgTGGATCAAACGCTGGACAGCATCTTGGATTAAACTCGCTGACATTGCAGAG aataagaagaaatgtaCGGATTTGTTCGTGAATTTTCTGTCTACGGTAATCGAGGAGCTAAAAGTAGAGGGGAACCCCGATTTATTACTGACACAAGTGAAATCGTGTCTTCAAGGAAAcactctttcaaaagaagtGTCGGACATTCTATATGGAATATTCGGTCCTGCAGCCACCGCTTTTAAGACACCAAATGTTCTGAAGTTGCGCAAACATAATAATATTTGCAAATTGTTTTCAACTCTGGTTCAACGTAACCTTCTCCCGAGAAACAAGCAAAAGCCCAAAGCCCTCGACGATTTTGTTGTCATTCAAACACCCGAAAAG aaaaagcGTGTGCTGACGGAGCACCAGAAAGAGGTGATGCGATCCAAGAGACGATCAACATGTGGTGTACCCGCCATGTATAACGACTTGTCCCAGAGTAGTCAAACCACAGATTCAATGGATACTCAATCCGTAAGTGAATTCTCAGTTTCTGCAGCTGCTTCCAGTTTATCTGttctgaaagaagaagacgcacTTCTTGAACCTCCGGTGGTTTTGCAACAAACAGAAGTTTTGAACGAATTGCCCG GTCCTGCAAAAACAGATGATCCTGCTACCCTCAGTGAAATGTTACAGGTAGATTTGAAGTTAAGAAGCAAAGTCAGCGTTCAAGTGGATAAATTGCCATCCCGCCGATCACTTCGTCGATCCTTGCCTTCTTCAGCCACTTCGTCCCAATCTCCTTCATCAACAGAAGA ATGTATGGAAGTATTTCAACGTCCGGGACCAGCTTCAAGGAAAAGGGGATATAAAAAGCCTGTTGCtgttgagaaagaagaagataattgcGTAATTGCAACCACTTTGGAGCCACGAATTGATGAAAGTCATGACAAAGAAAATGGATTGGCCGATACTCAACCGACTCGAACTTCCACCTCGTGTTCCAGCTCACCTCGTAAAACTCCGCCTCTGGAACCTTCTCCTACTGCGGTTGACAAGCAAGAGGATTCTACTCCGCCCCTCGAACCCTCTCCTACTGGAGTTGACAAGCAAGAGGATTCTCCTCCGCCTCTCGAACCTCCTCCCACTGAGGTTGACATGCAGGAGGATTCCCCGGTTACATCTTCCATTGTGCCTGACGGGCCGAAAGCTGGTCCGATTCCAGCTAGTGATTGTGACATAGAGGAAGTTGCAACTCCCCAAGTGATGGAACCTAGCGCCGAAGTGAAACCTGTACCTAAAAGCGAAAAATCTGTTAGCGACGACCTTGTTAACGATTGGGAGGACAGCGATGAAAGTATGGTGGTTGATCCCAATGTGCCTGAAATGCCAAAAGAGGTTACAAGTGAGACATCAATTCCATCTACTGATTATATTGAAGCCTCCAAGGAAAATTCGACGTCTATTGAAAATATTGATCTAACTTGCACGTCGAAGACGGACGATGAGAAAGTTCCTGCTGTTGACGTAATTTCTGAAACAACACCGTCTGCCATTCAAGTGGCCGAAGAAACAAATATCGTGGAAGCATCACCTTTAACGTCTGAGCAACT GAAATCATCGAATGATAATCCTTTATTGGAAAACAACAACGTTGAATCTTCAGTTGATTCTGTGCACCCTGAAACAGTTCAACAGAAAATACCAGTCGTTCCATTGAAGAGTTTGATTAAGTCTTTCAGCTTACGTTCGAAAAAAGTGATTGTTCCAAAGATTGTCGGGCCGTCTCCTAGCAGCGGGAAACGTGGAGCTCATATTTTGGAGCTCTCAAGAAAAATACAGAACGAACCTCCcaagaagaaatccaaaagAGGAGAATCTCCTCAGAAGGAAACAGTGGAGTCCACAGTTAGTAGCGCCTCTCTGGGGGAAGTTGTTGTTACTCCGGAAGGATCTCCGGCAAGAACTGCTCCATGGCTTCCTCGCACCTACTCACCCTACGCTAGTCCCAGTACTGGAATCTTGAAAAAGAGAGGACTTCTAGAAGAGTCTGAAGATGCTTCAGAGAATTGTTGCTCACCTGCATCTAGcgcgtccaagtcccgccgtGTTAGCTTTGCCGATCCGGAAGTCTCACACAGCGTCAAAATATcgccaattaaaaaaaaactatcaagAATTCGCACGCGTCGTTCGTTGATTAGAACCTATGATGATTCTCTGTCCGATCAACAACCTACAGAAGAATTGATcggaaaattggaaaatgtgTCCGAATCTTCAGAG AAATCTCCTGACGATGAAACTGTTTCGGCCATCAGTGGAAGTATTACTGCAGATCCACAAGCTTCTTCGTCCATAGAAGAGCATACTTCTGATTCGATTATTGTCACTCAGGAAACGAACTCGCAAACCGATAACGAAGTGTCACA GATTTTGACAGAAAAGAACAGCCACTCATCAGAAACTCAAGAAATTGTGGATTCGGAAGAACTACAGCGAACGGCTATTTATCCAGCGGCCACTGACTGTATCGATTCTTTGGCGCTAATTGTCGATCGAGTGACGTCTCCTACATCGAAAGGTCCTATATTGGCCGTTCTCGAAAAACTTGGGGTCCGCACTATCGGAGACTTCTGCGCCCTATCTGAGACTGACATCAAAGGACTGGATTTCAAATTGCCTCAACATGAAACGATCAAACAGTTTTTAGAAAGCCATTTCGCCAGAAAAAGTTCTACGAGAATTGAAACACAACCACTTGAGCCAGAAAACTCCAGCTTGAACGATGCGAGCCCATCAAGTGCGGAAAAAGTTGAGTCTGAAGTGGTCATTCTGTCATCAGACGAAGGAAGATCCGACGATTTGATCAAATCGTCTGATGAGTTGAAAAGCGAGGAATCCAATAAAACACCTGATTCATCTCCTAACGGACAGATCATaa CTGACAGTCCAGAAATGCTTTTCTCATGCCCGTTGAGCAGCAACGACATCAACAGTTGTAGTGTGCTAGCTAGTCCCGAGACATCAGATGATTGTGACGAGGTTACTGACGATCTCATGGAAATATCTCCCTGTAGAGATGAGGAAAAGTTACCCGCACCAAATTCTGATTCTTTAAAGACACCAACAACAGTTTCTGATGAAATTGTTCTACCTGACGCCAATCCAGCCAATG ATGTCTTACGACTTTCCGCTGATGACGTAATCAAAATGGTTGAACATCACCCCCAAAAAGACGAGATTATTTCATCAATcatcaaaaaatatatgtCGCTGTCTTTTACTGTAAACGGAAAG GTATTTCCTTTTCCTATTCCGAATGATTTGTAG
- the LOC124342545 gene encoding telomere-associated protein RIF1-like isoform X1, which produces MSVIKSPTKAVMASLLKNISDLKNEKNPKSHLMIYETLTQLGAKSSLFKDESCNDSLHSVAIPVTLQDISTGNDNLVLAALSFLGGLLQVVKFPLDKQLLVVEVLTEKLGKVSEKNLSRKLMWSLANIQFDTQLPESHLTKMLKASGLFLQENPPVLSLSTVCESLNALRNMGVRNKEYFAKNLPMVLTFVIPWLFNEADRIRELSLGCLEPFTANIAKQRLLDTSFQVLLRSKYYGVLSQLVLGESVDSLKIWSFLIQAFGTELHESVSLLNELLKMEESALKCKNPVYRQCALEYWKYIIDCFALNAVVLNNSKRIKLVLVPLKSTDTRTVDFSKTKIELWWYLLNRLGPDATHRFQEVTLPLLTFCFGAQDEKQQTKGTALVFSNILPLATTVLAGILSLETEFKMKPTDTVELSRSYPYLSPEDFRLNVDNFRRFSLLTLNLKPTSENTNGVYELVMRSFIERCCSSNLTEPLKVFIHDLMKIITSKPALMEVVFDVLTAAFSFSLVTELVTENMTCLLQWFVENEPLPAHPLVRFLSKFFEAAIIWNVAKFTAKITDTLQNLSHSKDQEFNASAVELWSKFASALIAKSHVIHLPNAHLQSLLLPLTWSRIESDEGVFLPWSTLLSTWAKKDSSVLEKVLNPRGLDEVDVEESTIHSVLSALRSELSSHSKEISSWIKRWTASWIKLADIAENKKKCTDLFVNFLSTVIEELKVEGNPDLLLTQVKSCLQGNTLSKEVSDILYGIFGPAATAFKTPNVLKLRKHNNICKLFSTLVQRNLLPRNKQKPKALDDFVVIQTPEKKKRVLTEHQKEVMRSKRRSTCGVPAMYNDLSQSSQTTDSMDTQSVSEFSVSAAASSLSVLKEEDALLEPPVVLQQTEVLNELPGNGNQIVGPAKTDDPATLSEMLQVDLKLRSKVSVQVDKLPSRRSLRRSLPSSATSSQSPSSTEECMEVFQRPGPASRKRGYKKPVAVEKEEDNCVIATTLEPRIDESHDKENGLADTQPTRTSTSCSSSPRKTPPLEPSPTAVDKQEDSTPPLEPSPTGVDKQEDSPPPLEPPPTEVDMQEDSPVTSSIVPDGPKAGPIPASDCDIEEVATPQVMEPSAEVKPVPKSEKSVSDDLVNDWEDSDESMVVDPNVPEMPKEVTSETSIPSTDYIEASKENSTSIENIDLTCTSKTDDEKVPAVDVISETTPSAIQVAEETNIVEASPLTSEQLKSSNDNPLLENNNVESSVDSVHPETVQQKIPVVPLKSLIKSFSLRSKKVIVPKIVGPSPSSGKRGAHILELSRKIQNEPPKKKSKRGESPQKETVESTVSSASLGEVVVTPEGSPARTAPWLPRTYSPYASPSTGILKKRGLLEESEDASENCCSPASSASKSRRVSFADPEVSHSVKISPIKKKLSRIRTRRSLIRTYDDSLSDQQPTEELIGKLENVSESSEKSPDDETVSAISGSITADPQASSSIEEHTSDSIIVTQETNSQTDNEVSQILTEKNSHSSETQEIVDSEELQRTAIYPAATDCIDSLALIVDRVTSPTSKGPILAVLEKLGVRTIGDFCALSETDIKGLDFKLPQHETIKQFLESHFARKSSTRIETQPLEPENSSLNDASPSSAEKVESEVVILSSDEGRSDDLIKSSDELKSEESNKTPDSSPNGQIITDSPEMLFSCPLSSNDINSCSVLASPETSDDCDEVTDDLMEISPCRDEEKLPAPNSDSLKTPTTVSDEIVLPDANPANDVLRLSADDVIKMVEHHPQKDEIISSIIKKYMSLSFTVNGKVFPFPIPNDL; this is translated from the exons ATGTCTGTAATAAAGTCCCCGACCAAGGCTGTCATGGCTTCACTTTTGAAGAATATTTCAGATctaaagaatgaaaagaatccCAAGTCCCATTTGATGATTTATGAAACATTGACTCA GTTAGGTGCTAAAAGTTCTCTATTCAAAGATGAGTCATGCAATGATAGTCTGCATTCTGTTGCGATACCAGTGACTCTTCAAGATATCTCTACTGGGAATGATAATTTAGTGCTGGCTGCACTTAGTTTTTTGGGAGGCTTGCTGCAAGTGGTGAAATTCCCTTTAGACAAACAATTGTTGGTTGTTGAAGTACTAACTGAAAAGCTTGGCAAAGTTTCTGAAAAAAACCTATCAAGAAAGCTTATGTGGAGCCTTGCCAACATTCAATTTGACACCCAGCTTCCAGAATCACATTTAACAAAAATGCTCAAGGCATCCGGTTTGTTCTTGCAAGAAAATCCTCCTGTTCTGTCACTGAGCACAGTTTGCGAATCTTTGAACGCCTTACGGAATATGGGAGTGAGAAACAAAGAATATTTCGCAAAGAATTTACCGATGGTTCTGACTTTTGTGATTCCGTGGCTATTCAACGAAGCCGATCGAATTCGTGAGCTTTCTCTTGGCTGTCTTGAGCCATTTACAGCCAATATAGCCAAACAAAGACTACTTGATACTTCATTTCAAGTTCTCCTTAGGAGTAAGTACTATGGTGTATTGTCGCAACTAGTCCTTGGTGAATCTGTTGACAGCTTGAAAATCTGGAGTTTCCTCATTCAAGCTTTCGGAACCGAACTCCACGAATCTGTTTCTTTGCTTAATGAGTTGCTGAAAATGGAAGAGAGTGCCTTAAAATGCAAGAATCCGGTCTATCGCCAGTGTGCCTTGGAATATTGGAAGTACATCATTGATTGTTTCGCATTGAATGCTGTCGTATTGAACAACTCCAAGAGAATAAAACTGGTGCTAGTGCCACTCAAATCAACAGACACACGCACGGTAGATTTctcaaaaaccaaaattgaGCTATGGTGGTATTTGCTCAACAGACTTGGACCCGACGCAACTCATCGTTTTCAAGAAGTGACATTGCCTCTTCTCACTTTCTGCTTTGGCGCTCAggatgaaaaacaacaaactaaAGGAACGGCTCTCGTTTTCTCCAACATCTTGCCCTTGGCAACAACCGTTTTAGCTGGAATTCTCTCACTTGAAAcggaattcaaaatgaaaccgACGGATACTGTTGAGCTGTCTCGCTCTTATCCCTACCTTAGTCCTGAAGATTTCCGTTTGAACGTCGACAACTTCCGTCGATTTTCTCTGCTGACCCTTAATTTAAAACCAACATCGGAAAACACTAACGGAGTTTACGAGCTTGTCATGCGATCCTTCATCGAACGATGCTGCTCTTCTAATCTAACAGAACCACTAAAGGTGTTTATTCACGACCTCATGAAAATCATTACGTCTAAACCAGCACTGATGGAAGTCGTCTTTGACGTGCTCACCGCAGCCTTCAGCTTTTCTCTTGTAACGGAGCTGGTCACGGAAAATATGACTTGTCTCTTGCAATGGTTTGTTGAAAATGAGCCCCTTCCTGCACACCCACTCGTCCGTTTCCTCTCCAAGTTCTTCGAAGCCGCAATTATTTGGAATGTAGCGAAATTTACAGCGAAGATTACTGACACACTGCAAAACTTAAGCCACTCCAAAGACCAAGAATTCAATGCATCAGCCGTTGAACTGTGGAGTAAATTTGCGAGTGCTCTGATTGCTAAGAGCCACGTCATTCATTTGCCTAATGCCCACTTGCAATCACTTCTACTACCTCTTACCTGGTCTCGTATCGAGTCAGACGAGGGCGTCTTCCTCCCGTGGTCTACGCTCTTATCAACATGGGCGAAAAAAGATTCTTCAGTCTTAGAAAAAGTACTGAATCCTCGAGGATTGGACGAAGTTGATGTCGAGGAATCCACAATCCATTCTGTGCTATCAGCTCTTCGCTCAGAGTTATCTTCgcattcaaaagaaatttcttcgTGGATCAAACGCTGGACAGCATCTTGGATTAAACTCGCTGACATTGCAGAG aataagaagaaatgtaCGGATTTGTTCGTGAATTTTCTGTCTACGGTAATCGAGGAGCTAAAAGTAGAGGGGAACCCCGATTTATTACTGACACAAGTGAAATCGTGTCTTCAAGGAAAcactctttcaaaagaagtGTCGGACATTCTATATGGAATATTCGGTCCTGCAGCCACCGCTTTTAAGACACCAAATGTTCTGAAGTTGCGCAAACATAATAATATTTGCAAATTGTTTTCAACTCTGGTTCAACGTAACCTTCTCCCGAGAAACAAGCAAAAGCCCAAAGCCCTCGACGATTTTGTTGTCATTCAAACACCCGAAAAG aaaaagcGTGTGCTGACGGAGCACCAGAAAGAGGTGATGCGATCCAAGAGACGATCAACATGTGGTGTACCCGCCATGTATAACGACTTGTCCCAGAGTAGTCAAACCACAGATTCAATGGATACTCAATCCGTAAGTGAATTCTCAGTTTCTGCAGCTGCTTCCAGTTTATCTGttctgaaagaagaagacgcacTTCTTGAACCTCCGGTGGTTTTGCAACAAACAGAAGTTTTGAACGAATTGCCCGGTAATGGAAACCAAATTGTtg GTCCTGCAAAAACAGATGATCCTGCTACCCTCAGTGAAATGTTACAGGTAGATTTGAAGTTAAGAAGCAAAGTCAGCGTTCAAGTGGATAAATTGCCATCCCGCCGATCACTTCGTCGATCCTTGCCTTCTTCAGCCACTTCGTCCCAATCTCCTTCATCAACAGAAGA ATGTATGGAAGTATTTCAACGTCCGGGACCAGCTTCAAGGAAAAGGGGATATAAAAAGCCTGTTGCtgttgagaaagaagaagataattgcGTAATTGCAACCACTTTGGAGCCACGAATTGATGAAAGTCATGACAAAGAAAATGGATTGGCCGATACTCAACCGACTCGAACTTCCACCTCGTGTTCCAGCTCACCTCGTAAAACTCCGCCTCTGGAACCTTCTCCTACTGCGGTTGACAAGCAAGAGGATTCTACTCCGCCCCTCGAACCCTCTCCTACTGGAGTTGACAAGCAAGAGGATTCTCCTCCGCCTCTCGAACCTCCTCCCACTGAGGTTGACATGCAGGAGGATTCCCCGGTTACATCTTCCATTGTGCCTGACGGGCCGAAAGCTGGTCCGATTCCAGCTAGTGATTGTGACATAGAGGAAGTTGCAACTCCCCAAGTGATGGAACCTAGCGCCGAAGTGAAACCTGTACCTAAAAGCGAAAAATCTGTTAGCGACGACCTTGTTAACGATTGGGAGGACAGCGATGAAAGTATGGTGGTTGATCCCAATGTGCCTGAAATGCCAAAAGAGGTTACAAGTGAGACATCAATTCCATCTACTGATTATATTGAAGCCTCCAAGGAAAATTCGACGTCTATTGAAAATATTGATCTAACTTGCACGTCGAAGACGGACGATGAGAAAGTTCCTGCTGTTGACGTAATTTCTGAAACAACACCGTCTGCCATTCAAGTGGCCGAAGAAACAAATATCGTGGAAGCATCACCTTTAACGTCTGAGCAACT GAAATCATCGAATGATAATCCTTTATTGGAAAACAACAACGTTGAATCTTCAGTTGATTCTGTGCACCCTGAAACAGTTCAACAGAAAATACCAGTCGTTCCATTGAAGAGTTTGATTAAGTCTTTCAGCTTACGTTCGAAAAAAGTGATTGTTCCAAAGATTGTCGGGCCGTCTCCTAGCAGCGGGAAACGTGGAGCTCATATTTTGGAGCTCTCAAGAAAAATACAGAACGAACCTCCcaagaagaaatccaaaagAGGAGAATCTCCTCAGAAGGAAACAGTGGAGTCCACAGTTAGTAGCGCCTCTCTGGGGGAAGTTGTTGTTACTCCGGAAGGATCTCCGGCAAGAACTGCTCCATGGCTTCCTCGCACCTACTCACCCTACGCTAGTCCCAGTACTGGAATCTTGAAAAAGAGAGGACTTCTAGAAGAGTCTGAAGATGCTTCAGAGAATTGTTGCTCACCTGCATCTAGcgcgtccaagtcccgccgtGTTAGCTTTGCCGATCCGGAAGTCTCACACAGCGTCAAAATATcgccaattaaaaaaaaactatcaagAATTCGCACGCGTCGTTCGTTGATTAGAACCTATGATGATTCTCTGTCCGATCAACAACCTACAGAAGAATTGATcggaaaattggaaaatgtgTCCGAATCTTCAGAG AAATCTCCTGACGATGAAACTGTTTCGGCCATCAGTGGAAGTATTACTGCAGATCCACAAGCTTCTTCGTCCATAGAAGAGCATACTTCTGATTCGATTATTGTCACTCAGGAAACGAACTCGCAAACCGATAACGAAGTGTCACA GATTTTGACAGAAAAGAACAGCCACTCATCAGAAACTCAAGAAATTGTGGATTCGGAAGAACTACAGCGAACGGCTATTTATCCAGCGGCCACTGACTGTATCGATTCTTTGGCGCTAATTGTCGATCGAGTGACGTCTCCTACATCGAAAGGTCCTATATTGGCCGTTCTCGAAAAACTTGGGGTCCGCACTATCGGAGACTTCTGCGCCCTATCTGAGACTGACATCAAAGGACTGGATTTCAAATTGCCTCAACATGAAACGATCAAACAGTTTTTAGAAAGCCATTTCGCCAGAAAAAGTTCTACGAGAATTGAAACACAACCACTTGAGCCAGAAAACTCCAGCTTGAACGATGCGAGCCCATCAAGTGCGGAAAAAGTTGAGTCTGAAGTGGTCATTCTGTCATCAGACGAAGGAAGATCCGACGATTTGATCAAATCGTCTGATGAGTTGAAAAGCGAGGAATCCAATAAAACACCTGATTCATCTCCTAACGGACAGATCATaa CTGACAGTCCAGAAATGCTTTTCTCATGCCCGTTGAGCAGCAACGACATCAACAGTTGTAGTGTGCTAGCTAGTCCCGAGACATCAGATGATTGTGACGAGGTTACTGACGATCTCATGGAAATATCTCCCTGTAGAGATGAGGAAAAGTTACCCGCACCAAATTCTGATTCTTTAAAGACACCAACAACAGTTTCTGATGAAATTGTTCTACCTGACGCCAATCCAGCCAATG ATGTCTTACGACTTTCCGCTGATGACGTAATCAAAATGGTTGAACATCACCCCCAAAAAGACGAGATTATTTCATCAATcatcaaaaaatatatgtCGCTGTCTTTTACTGTAAACGGAAAG GTATTTCCTTTTCCTATTCCGAATGATTTGTAG